The Anaerolineae bacterium genome contains the following window.
CTGTTCCGCCGGGTCCGACTGGATCCTGACCGAGTTTTCAACGCCTACCCGCACGAATTGAGCGGCGGGATGCGCCAACGCGTGCTGCTGGCGCTGGGTGTTCTGCTCAACCCGCAGGTGGTCATCCTGGATGAACCCACGACCGCAGTGGACATCCTGACCCAGCGCACCATCTTGGAAGTGCTACGCGAATTACGGGCGGCGATGGGTTTCAGCATCATCTTTATCAGCCACGATCTCTCCATTGCCGCCGAGATGGCAGACACCGTCGCCACGATGTACGCCGGGGAAATCGTTGAGATCGGCCCGGTGGAAGAGCTGTTCTACCGCCCCCGCCACGCCTACACGCTTGGCCTGCTGGAAGCGGTGCCCAAGCTCAGCGTGGGCGCCCAGGAACTGGTCAGCATCCCCGGCAGCCCGCCCGACCTGATCGAGCCGCCGCCGGGCTGCAAGTTCCATCCCCGCTGCCCGTTTGTCACGGAACGGTGCCGGCGTGAACCGCCGCCCCTGGTGGAAGCAGCGCCGGGGCACCGTGTGGCCTGTTTCGAATCGGCGCGCGTGCTGGCCCACAGCCAGCCGGTACGCTGAGGGCAGGGAAACCTGCCCGCCTGAATCGGGAAAGCATTTGCTATGGGCGATAATGGTTCCAGCCAACCCCTGATCGAATTGCAGAATGTGAACCGTTTCTTCCGCCAGGGGCGCACGCGCGTCCAGGTGCTGCAGAACATCAACCTGGCTGTAGCCGAAAACGAAATCCTTTGCCTGGTCGGGGAAAGCGGCTGCGGCAAAACCACTACCGGGCGGATCATGGTCGGCTTGCTGGAGCCGTCCTCCGGCCAAGTCCGGTACCGGGGGCGTCCGGTCAACACGCTGCGGGGTCGGGATCGGGCGGAATACCGCCGCGCCCTGCAGATCATCCATCAGGACCCTTTTGCATCGCTGAATCCGGCCCATACCGTGGGCCAGATTCTGGCGTTCCCGCTGCAACGCCACCGGATGGCCGAAGGGCGCGGCGGTGTACGGCGGCGCATCTGGGAACTGCTTACCCTGGTCGACCTGACTCCGCCCGGAGATATCGTCAACAAGTATCCCCACCAGCTGAGCGGCGGGCAGCGCCAGCGCGTCAGTGTGGCCCGCGCGCTGACGGTTAACCCGCGCTTGATCGTGGCGGACGAGGCAGTGAGCATGGTCGATGTCAGCATCCGCATCAGTCTGCTCAAGATGCTCCACCGCCTGCGCGACGAATACGGCATCGCCATCGTCTTCATCACCCACGATCTGGCGCTGGCCAAGTACTTCGCCTGGAAGGGGCGGATCGCCGTGATGTACCTGGGCCGCATCGTGGAGATCGGTCCGACACCGGACATCATCAGCCGCCCGGCCCACCCCTACACCCGCGCCCTGATTTCCGCCATCCCGGAAGCCGACCCGGAGATCACCCGCAGCAAGCAGCGCATGGTCCTGCGCAGCGAGGACATCCCCAGCCTGCTGGAGATTCCGTCCGGCTGCGCGTTTCACCCGCGCTGCCCGTTTTTCGTCGAAGGGGTATGCGATACGGGACTGCCCGCGCTGGAGAAGGTCCCCGATGGCAGCCAGTATGCCGCCTGCACACCGCTGACCCGGGGCCAGGAATTGCGACTCCATGGTTCGTGATGCTCTGCAGGGTTTTCTGCGACTGGGCATGTGGGTAACCGTCTGTGGACTGGTGATGATCTTCCTGCAGCCGCCGGGCAGCGCCGGATTTGTGCTCAGCGTGTGCAGCGCCGCGATCGGCCTGGCGATCATCGTGGCGGTGATCATTGCGCTGCGAGCCGATTTCGCCGGCTGGCTGGCCCGGCTGGCCGCCCGCCGTCCCCCTCCGCCGGGAGATGACACCAAACTGCCCTGACAATCTGCCGGTCAAGTATTACACACACCGCCAGAACCATTTGCCAAGGAGCCTGCAGCTGGCATTTTTGCCTGTATCAGCTTGACAAGCGGGCAATCCGGTATACCATCAGGATAGCAATGGTATAGACCGATCTAGTACGGTTGTCATGGACTTCTCCGGCGTCGACCCACACCGGTCGGAACAGCTCTATCTGCAGATCAGGCGGCTGGTGGTAGAAGCC
Protein-coding sequences here:
- a CDS encoding ABC transporter ATP-binding protein encodes the protein LFRRVRLDPDRVFNAYPHELSGGMRQRVLLALGVLLNPQVVILDEPTTAVDILTQRTILEVLRELRAAMGFSIIFISHDLSIAAEMADTVATMYAGEIVEIGPVEELFYRPRHAYTLGLLEAVPKLSVGAQELVSIPGSPPDLIEPPPGCKFHPRCPFVTERCRREPPPLVEAAPGHRVACFESARVLAHSQPVR
- a CDS encoding ABC transporter ATP-binding protein, with product MGDNGSSQPLIELQNVNRFFRQGRTRVQVLQNINLAVAENEILCLVGESGCGKTTTGRIMVGLLEPSSGQVRYRGRPVNTLRGRDRAEYRRALQIIHQDPFASLNPAHTVGQILAFPLQRHRMAEGRGGVRRRIWELLTLVDLTPPGDIVNKYPHQLSGGQRQRVSVARALTVNPRLIVADEAVSMVDVSIRISLLKMLHRLRDEYGIAIVFITHDLALAKYFAWKGRIAVMYLGRIVEIGPTPDIISRPAHPYTRALISAIPEADPEITRSKQRMVLRSEDIPSLLEIPSGCAFHPRCPFFVEGVCDTGLPALEKVPDGSQYAACTPLTRGQELRLHGS